The sequence CAACTTTTCATTAACAACATGGTTGCGAACAGTCAATATATGGACTGCCATCTTTTTGGTTCTGCAACACTGAATACCCATAAAATTTTGGTTCCAAACAACGACCCATTTTCAAGGGCAGATAAACATCAAGTAACATTAGACTGGAAGCAGAGAAGGCTTCAGCTTGGCTTCACCATACAGCGTCGCAGCCCCATGATTAAAGCTTAATAATGTCAGTGATATCTGCACACACACGACTCATTAACATCACGTCTTATTTTGCATTGCCGCAATAAAAACTATTCCATGTCTGCAGCTaaaaatacagtggtgccttgactgATGGCTTTATTAAACTACGAGgtgtttttactttgatttgcgagcaaatgtttcttttaattttatttaattactgtAGATTTTGTAGAGTATAATATTATGGAGTGGTTCTTattaaaatgcacatttttttggggggagggaacTTGTATCACAAAGCATATCTCAATGATGCCACGTTACGTTGTTGCTTCCCTCGAACGGGGCTAAGCTACTGTGCGACATGGATTAGTAATAACACCTTGAAAGAATTGACTGTGGGCTGAGCCTGGGCTGGCTGGGCTTCAGGACTAATAAGTGGATTTAAAACTGAAGAGACATTGCAGAAAGACGCACAGTATGAATCAAGACTGGAAAACAAAGGCAAATTGAGGGAATTCTTGAAAATCGAATGATCTACTAAAATTTGAGTGGAGTGTTGGCAAATAATTCCCGAccacaagttttttttaagtacagtacAGTTCAGTTTTATCTTTAACACCTGAttgtttttcaatatttattcagGTTCAATTTTCTGTTATTTGTTTCTAGGGGTTCCTCCCTTTATTCTCCTTTTTAGCAGGTACGGAGGGTCCTGGTTTTTAATGGCGCTCAATGCCCGTTCAGttactgttgtgcttttgtactctttatttgattgtttatttttaatgcatagAAGTGTGTTTCATATAACTGTTTACTGCAAACATGACATTATTACAGAGCTTGTGTAGGTTAATGAGGTAAGACTACAGTGCATTCAGCCTTGGCCGGCGGTTTATGTCTATGATCTAGAAGCAGAACTCCGTAAACCCATAAAACGAGCAAAATACACCAAAAACAAATAGTTCATATAGATTTTAGTAAATGTATTGTACTTAAAAGTTAACACAACTGAAATATACTTAAATGTACACAAAGATCACTATTATCAGACAGAATCTCGAGTTTGTTTTGAACCTGCCCCCAAAGAGCTCCCTGCGGGAAGAGTGGCTGAGCTCATCCTGCACAATGGACTGAGCAGATGTGCTAGTCACATCTGTCCATTGTACTTGACACAGCAACAATGCTGGGGAGAAAAGATCGAGTGGAAGCAAAACATGGTCACGTCCTCCACGGTGGAGAGAAATAAACAACTCTGATCCATTGTTGACTGTACCAAATTAGCCTGCCGTAATAAAAGCCACTGAGTGGTCCTGTCCTCCATATCTCTTCATTCCACAGAGGTTTGCTAGTTATCATGCATGAATTACTCTTAATATTTGTAGAAGGTCTTTTGTTTACACGTCAAATGAGATTTAGGCAAGATGTGGGCTGAATAACGCAACAAATTCAAATCTAGTATTGCATTCTACTATATTGTGATGTCGATCCGCAACACTGATGCTATCTGTTCGCCCATCTTTGGCAACTTGCATTATTTGTTAGTATTAAACTGACATTAAAGTAGAGCTATGCGGTTCTTTTAAATATGCAGTGTGTAATTCTCTTAGACTTAGTATGACATTTAGTTTGACACAAAACTTGTACTGGAATCCTCTTTTTGAAAGAATTATACACTGCCAAACTGCTGTTTGGGCTGGGTTCATTGCTATTATACAGCACCTCTCAAATTATTGCTTGCAAGTTGAAAGACAAAGCAAATACCATAGATAAATCGGCCAAACAACAGCTTGCATGTCGAGGGACAACTGCAATACAAATattagatgttacatattacatGTTTTTAGATGGCTGTTGAAGTTGGTTTAGTCTGCACGTGCAGATTGTTCATTGTGTTCCATGAATGTAAACAACAcaatggggcatattcactaagaatgcgctgtgttcggtaatagcgcgaaatattgcaccacaactgcacccgcagtctgcgcccagatacccacctattcactaaggatattgctctaatcatataccggcacaAACAcgaccacaaaactgacagcttggagcatatttgcacctgatttaccacacatggcaatggatttgcgccaagaacatggttgttaacagtaacagttgcgagaaagatgacattatcagaaatcgaggttggaccgagattAAGCGTTCATAGTGCCATTAAACTGTTCAGAGCAGAGagaacgacaacgacgtcattcattcataaagtacaaattattggtggatcgttttttgaaaatatattttcagaggttggcgtgcagtatgcatctggcacgtaaaaaatgatcgtaaaatgcctccccgccattgcctaTCAGCCCAGGTTACGTTATGTTGTTCTAAAGTTTAAACCAACAAgggaaaatcccccccccccccctctctctccctctctgcgtgatctaccgtgcatgttgtgctgcaaatggcacgcactgctgtcatgatcccaggatcgaagttgcgtcaggttaatacatgctttccaaaaacattatttgcgtcacgcaaacgcggtgagGCTATTtgtgctggcgttagtgaattagacggtgtatatcaatgagtctcatttgcattggggtgggcatattttgcgtcaaatatatgcaaattatctaatttacatacgcgcaaataacaccggcgcaccgtgacgcaatctgtttgggagcgcacttagtgacggatttccccatttgctcgtgtttagtgaattaggcgctcccagattTCTCCATTTTTGTCGGTTAGCGAggcgcaaaggcgacgcaaacctttaatGAATATGCCCCAATATATGCAATGGTATAATCAGACATATGCACTTAATTAATTGGAAATGGGGCCAGCCATAAAAgctcagttatttttttattaatttgtcaCCGTCAGAAAGAATTCAACCACGTGTTTACTATTGCTGTTAATGCTGGTTGATGCATCATTGCAGGCTTGTGTCTGTGGATCCCTAGAGAAAGTTGGACATGTACAGAAAACATTCATCAAGTGCACTACGGTTCACTGCGGGGTCAATTGCACAGACGAGGTCGCTTATACATACGTTTATCTTTGATCGTATATGCGTTACAAAACACCTTTACCTGGAAGGATTCCTTTACATTCCTCATCAGTGGTGATGCAAGCATGTCTAATATTGTACAAGCATGTGTTTACAGTGATTAAAAAGCATGCTACCAGTTTAATGCATGGTGCGGTTCCCTTACCCGACTGAACCAAATACTGAGCTGCGTCTCGGAAAGCAAGGCGAAGTAGAAGCGCTGCGAGCTGGGCTGGATGTGGAAGGGCTCCTCCGCGCTCCTCAGCGGGCACAGGAGCCTCCGTGGCCAGCCGGTGAGGAAATACATGACGGCCAACTggcccctttttttcccctactcCACCACGAATGTGTACTTGTTAATCCGCTTCACACATATTGAGCGATCAAGTgagaaaacaaacgaaaaacatGTTAGAAATACAGCAAATGCATTAGTTGCCGCTGTGGGTCCATGAACGTTCCACGAGAACAATCCAACGAGCCGATGAAGCTACTCGGCTAGCCCGGGCTAGCGGATCGTTCCCAACTTGACGCTAACGAGCTCCCCCCGAGGCCGAAAACAAGAGCGAGCAAACTGGCAGCAGACGTGCCGGCAGCCCCGAGAATCTCTTCCAGGTGTACGTGGGGCGATGAACGTCAACTACCAGCTTTGTCTCAATGGCCAAGAAGTCGGTTCCAGTGATGTTTACTGACCGAACGGCGCTCCGCTCTCGCTCCTCGGTGCCTTCTCACCGACGCCATATTTTACTCGACGCTGATTGGCCACTGCGAGGAAGTTTGGGTTGTTGACATGTGACGTCACTCGACGGCGCCACGTTGTATCGGTTTGTCAACACTGACGCCTAGTGGTCGTCGTTATTTCTGCAAAACTAAGTGCAATACAGCTAgtatttctattttaaatgcagTGCCAGTAGCATACTTCAGGTTTGTCTTGATGAAGCAACTTGAAACACATTTTTAGGGACAAGGACTACCGAGAGCCCTTCCGCGCGGACATCAAGATTCTCATGTTTTAGAAGGCGTGCGACTAATCTTTGCTTCATTTGGTTGAGGAGCTTCGTGTAGTGctgtgccgccatcttgtggcatctatacgCAATTATAAAGCTTTTTAACGAGTTTTAGCGAATAATGCTGCttttaagattattattatttgtagtgattagaacataattcacccacggaacgttgggacgaagggggagtttgttgggatgaaaggatgaaaggatgaaaggataaaagaacaaaatgttggtaggtctgtgagcctcgcgcagagtgagtggttgttgctgttaaacgatgagaagctgatatcaataaaccgccggtctttggctccgaacttcaacactctgcctccgactcccgtcactgctcgctacatattattattattattattattattattattattattattatcattattattattattattattattattattattgcactgtagaattacattttcttatttatttaagcTAAACTGGGTATATTTTATGAACGttgaatatgaaataaataattatattgaAGGAATTGAATAAAGGTGCTTAAAATGTGACTTTACATTAATACATTATCTGGTGATTTAAAACTTATGATGAGGACGGGTACCCCGGAAAAGTCAATTTTGTTATTTCAGTTCAATGGTATTTTTAATgacaatacatttgcatttaatgtttcagaaatgtatgttttcgaaaatttatttatttatgtacaatagttaaattattatttaagtaGCTATTTACGGTATATTATATTTTCATCATGATGATTTacacttgtttaaaaaatgcaattattcaCTATTACAATAGATGGCGACCTCCGTAAAAATGTCACCTCCACAACAGGAAACAGGACGACGAAGAAGAAGATTTTCAGTGTAAAGCAGCATGGCGGCTGACATGAGATTACCAACCATTAGGAAACTAATCTCTCATTCTTGTTCCACTGGAGATAGAAGAGATTTGGTCGTGCCTGGCGATGTGATCACGTCAGACTCTGGTTTCATGAGGTACGTTTGTGTGATTGTTCGATATTAAGTCTGCTGTCTGCGCCGTGTAAATGTGTAAATGGGGACCccgaatatattttttttaaggtgaagaATTATGCAGTCTTTAGGCTTTCCATCGGTGTGCTTTTATTAAGGTTAATTTCTCTAGGCTTCATGTGCACGTATCCCCCCGAGTCGATCAGAACATTGATTGCAATTTCCGTTACGGGTCATGGCCTTATTTCTGACCTGTGATAATCACTGACCATTTCGTTATTTATCCCCAGAGGCCACGGTACTTATGTGGATGAGGAGAAACTAACGGCTTCTGTGGCTGGAGAAGTGCAGCGAGTGGACAAACTAATCTGTGTGAGACCACTCAAGACCAGGTAAACTTTAGGAGTAAAATCGGCgctaagatttaaaaaacaaaacaaaaaactattatGGATTTCTGTTGGATTGCAGGTTTAATGGAGAGGTTGGTGATGTGGTGGTTGGTAGAATCACACAGGTATTATCTCTTACTTCTTACGGTTCCCATGTAATGCTCTACAATTATCCTATTTAAGTTTATCATGTGTTTGTGTAGGTACAACAGAAACGGTGGAAGGTGGAGACAAACTCCCGACTTGACTCTGTCCTCTTGTTGTCTTCGGTCAACCTGCCTGGAGGAGagctggtaaaaaaaataaaataaaataaaaaaacaagcaacaaaCGTGTTTCGACTTGACTGTATTCTTATTTCATCAGCTAATATATCAGTTATCAGATTATAACCACCGTATCGGATATTGTCATATGGGCATCGGCCTCCCCAAAACATCGGTCGGGCTCTAAATTTTATAAGTGATAGCTAGTAATGAACAAGTGTTTGACACTTGTGCCACTGCTGTGTTGTTCAAAagactttctatttttctgttatcttCCAGAGGAGGAGATCAGCAGAAGACGAGCTCACGATGAGAGAATATCTCATTGAGGGCGACCTCATTAGTGTATTCTTTCTCCTTATTTCCCAACATTTGTTGATCTTTATATATTGCACCTATAATTTTTCTCACCTGTGTGTTTTCAGGCAGAGGTGCAGTCGGTGTTCTCAGATGGCGCCTTGTCGCTTCACACTCGTAGCTTAAAGTACGGCAAAGTAAGTTGAAcagcaaaattgtgttttaaagTTCAAATGTGGCTCTTATTGTGTCCTTGATTACAGCTTGGCCAGGGAGTACTGGTCCAGCTTTCTCCATCTCTcatcaaaagacaaaaaactcATTTCCACAACCTCCCATGCGGTGCCTCCATCATTCTGGGTAATAACGGCTTTGTGTGGCTGTATCCCACACCGGgacagcaggaggaggaggctgGGGGCTTCTACACCAGCCTCGAGGTGAGACTTTTGTTGAATTAGagataaaatgtcttaaaacaaaaaaacaaacaaaaaaaaaggttaaaatttCAAAAGGTTAGTGATATGTTTTTCATATGTAAATTGTAGTTTGCCATAATGTGTTCTGTATGTTTGCCTCCTGAAATTGGTTAATTAAaacctttcttcttttttttaaatgactttttcattaataatttattgtcaatagattttattttattttattaaatacatCTAAACCCCTTATCCTCAGGGTCGTGGGCATGcggcagcctatcccagctgttcgGGCAGTatgataataattaaaaacaaaaaaaacacattagtaATTATATacatatctttttttgtttttaaatgcaaattatttaATAATGTAATACATTACGTCAGTCAtgttcctctctctcttttatgaACAAATTGCGCAACATGTTCTTCTCTTACCTTCTTCTCTTTCTCCTTGGAGGAATGTGACCATAACATGATATACATTGATACCACCAACAGGCCACTGGTGGTACAGCAGGTGGCTAATGACTGAAAGTTTGGTCTTCTAAAGACACAACAGAGGCgctgtttttgtatttaaagagatatttttcattaaaaaaaatgttttatttttattcagttttttttttttatgtttttttaaatatggttgagttgagttaaaaaatagtaaatgataTGATGCAAAACTATTGATCTTGCCCATctgtcagtttaaaaaaaatcaaatgtggtcCATGAGCATGCAAGTGTGCCCATCCCTGACTCAGATCCTTGTGAATCAGTCTGTTTTTAATTGTTCAAGTTTTTGTCTCCCCCACCGCCTCACAGCCTATCAGCCTGTCTGACCGTGAGGTGATTTCCCGGTTAAGAAACTGCCTGCTGGCTTTGGCTGCGCACAAGGTTCTCGTGTTCGACACCAGTGTTCTGTACTGCTACGAATCTTCACTACAACACCAGGTAGGAAGCAGGTAGAAGCACAAGGGTTGCGACTTCCAGTTTGTGTTGTTGATTGTTAACAAAATATTGTGGGGAATGCCCATGAAGTCATAATACAGTGTGAGTTTAACCAATATATCTGGGGAACAAATTCCTCTTAACCGTCATGACCACAGCTGCTTTTACTTGTGAAAGTGGTGCAAGAGTGTGATAAACGTCAATCCTAGACGATTTAAGTATTTTCACACCAACTAAGTGTATGTGGTGCATGGACACCTCACCAACACTACTAATTGAGTAATCAAGTATGTGCCTCTTATGAGAAGTAAGCACTAATCTGTTCCTCCAACAAAactcaatgcagctctgctttcCTTTTGGTTTTGACTTGGGAGCAGCGGCGTCACACTCGTGGAGGATGTGGCTGCATGATTGCGCCACTGCATAATAGTGTTAACAGCAGTGTAGTGGAGCTGTCACTTGAAAGTGACTCCTGATCTTCGCCCAGCCTAGCTGGTGTTGTCATCGTTGTGAGGCTGTTTTGTTACGTAGCCTCTTCTTACAGGAGCTTGCGATGGCAATCCAGCAGGCATAGGCCAGATGCCAGCCTGTGCACTGCACCGTGGGAGGGTCCACATTCGGCCATGGTGCAATAAGTTGCTGGTGACGGTGTTAGCTAAGTTCCGTGGTATGAATAAACAGCCTTCCATTCCGTGCAGGCGAATATGCCATCGTTTTCCACTGTGTGCCCTTCACTAGGCATTGTTTGTGTTCACCATGGATACAGCACCAACTGGCAGATTGCATCCCACAATGCAACAGGGCTTTGCCACATACAATTCTAAAAGCATGTTGCATTGTGCGAAGTGGCAGACATGTATCTGCAGTGAACCTTAATAGGACTGTATGTGAAAAGGATAAGACATTGCACAGTGATTTTGCTAGCAAACACGTTATCGCTCTTTAAAGTATATTTTTCGCTTATTTCCGTATTACACAGTATTTGTTTTAACCGCATGCACCGATAAAAATAACTTCCTGGTAGTTCCGCTTGAGGTTCCGCTGTATTCTGGATACAAATAATTGTACAGTATTTGGTTTTATCTTGCACCATTTAAAAATGAGATGAATATTACTTAGGCTAcaaaaaatagaacatttaaaagcatgtttaaaaacatttatttgatgCACGGGTGTGCTAAtgctatgtttgtgtgtgtggtctcTGCAGGTTAAAGACATTCTGAAACCAGAAGTGATGGAGGAGATTGTAATGCTGACACAACAGAAGCTTATTGAACAGGAAGGTTAAATCGAGTCATTTACAGCCGGCGCTGAGTCACATGCTGACCAAATCAACTTTACAAATATTTCCCTTTTTTGTATGCTCTCTGTAAAACTATTacaattgtgcttttgtaataaaacaaatgcaATAAATTGTCATGATTTTCAGTAAGGACCATATTAAATTCAGGAATTAAAACTATTTTATACACTCATGGTTCTGCAGGGGGTCCTTGaatccatttttttcctctctactgtattgcaaagttttaaaaatggcaaaaatagatttttacttttgtacttgagtacatttaagtctctctctctctctctctctatatatatatatatatatatatatatatatgtatatatacacacacgtaaACAATCTACGTACTTTTTCCACTTCTGAAAACCactatgggggggggggatactgTAAAGAGAACATTTTTCACGCCGTTCGTAACCTCGAAACGGTGTATGTTGGGACCCCAAGGCCCCGACATGCTGACGACTTCCTCTTTCTGATGTCGACTTGAAAAACTTACTAGCCCACGCACGCACGTGACGTCACACGTCGTCCCACCCACATATTTGTGTAAACCACCTTGCTTATGGAAGTATGGCGGCCCCAGCAGCCCACCCGACGACGAGTGCTCGGCTGAAAGTTCGCCGCTGCTCCCCGGAGTACTTGAGGGGCGATGAGTAGGCGTGCACGACACGGCGGCTCGGCAACGGAGAGCGCGGCGACAGCGAAACGGCCAGCGGCGGCCTCCACGCGGGCACGACAGCAGCCGTTGGCGGCGTCCGGCTGACGGAGGAGTTGCCTGTGTTCCTCCAAGTAGAGTCCGGTTTTGGGGCTGGGGAGGGTGGGGAGATTCGGACGCGGAAGTTTGCCACTTAATGTCCCGGCGTCTGGAATGAAGCAAAAGTGGTGAATTTGGAGATGTTTTTTTGGATAAAAGCGCTCGGCCAAGGAGGCGACGCGGCGCCGCGGACCAACTGTTGACTGCTCCGTGCGCCTTCCAAGGGGAAGTGAGGCTAGCCCGAACTAGCCTCCATGGCTATGTGCGTTTATAGATTGTGGTGCTCGGCTAAACTGCGGGAAATAAGTTTACAACAGCACGTAAGTTGACTTTCGTCGCCCGTAATGCTTTACCTGGCGTGCAATACGACCACTCTTTCCACTTATTGACATGACTCGCAACACTTTAAAGTTAGGACAAACAGTACTTATTAGTATTATGCTAACTTTCTTGTAGTTGTATGCAGGGTCGGCCAAAAGTGTGTATATAtgcttttttaaatcaacttatTGGAGGAAGGACGGATGGCAGGAAGCGAAAATAGAATGATGGAAGGTcgaaaaaatgttgaaagacAGAAATAAGGATGATGCGAGAATGAATGGAAGAATGATATAGACAGGAAGGAAAGGTGAAAGTAAAAAGAAGGGATGGATTGGAAAGAAAATTGATAGAAGGTAGGGGATAGGGATGGAAGGAGGAAACGGGCCAACAAGGATGGACGTTGAAGGAAGGAATGAAAGGATGGAAACAAGGATGGTGGAATTGTAGTAAGCGAGCAAAGAGACTGCAAAGAAGGAAGGCAAAAATGAACGAAGGAATAAGGAAAATGGGTAGGAGGGGAGGGAAAGATGGAAACAAGGGATGAAGTTGGAATGGAGGCCAGGGATAAGTGGTATGAAATGAAATAAGATAAGGAAAGACTTGAGGAACAATGCTAGGTTGGAAGAAAGGATTACAGAAGCAAGGATGAATGTTATGGGTGGAAGCGATAAGGTTGGATGGTATGAAGGAAGGCATAAAAGGAAGAATGGAGAGGTAGGTAAGTCAGATGGTCTGAAATGAAGGAAAGATGGATGTAAATTAGAGAGGGGGGACAAAAGGGATGCAGTTTGGAAAGATTAAAA comes from Festucalex cinctus isolate MCC-2025b chromosome 15, RoL_Fcin_1.0, whole genome shotgun sequence and encodes:
- the exosc2 gene encoding exosome complex component RRP4 gives rise to the protein MAADMRLPTIRKLISHSCSTGDRRDLVVPGDVITSDSGFMRGHGTYVDEEKLTASVAGEVQRVDKLICVRPLKTRFNGEVGDVVVGRITQVQQKRWKVETNSRLDSVLLLSSVNLPGGELRRRSAEDELTMREYLIEGDLISAEVQSVFSDGALSLHTRSLKYGKLGQGVLVQLSPSLIKRQKTHFHNLPCGASIILGNNGFVWLYPTPGQQEEEAGGFYTSLEPISLSDREVISRLRNCLLALAAHKVLVFDTSVLYCYESSLQHQVKDILKPEVMEEIVMLTQQKLIEQEG